In a genomic window of Flammeovirga agarivorans:
- a CDS encoding superoxide dismutase: protein MAFELPQLPYAYDALEPHFDARTMEIHHSKHHAAYTAKLNGAIEGTADADKSIEDLLSADNLSGAVRNNGGGYYNHNLFWTILSPNGGGAPSGELASAIDAAFGSFDKFKEEFANAAATRFGSGWAWLCVKDGAVSVCSTANQDNPLMKGECGGTPILGLDVWEHAYYLNYQNRRPDYISAFWNVVNWEEVAKRFAAAK, encoded by the coding sequence ATGGCATTCGAATTACCTCAACTTCCATATGCTTATGACGCATTAGAGCCACATTTCGACGCTCGTACAATGGAAATTCACCACTCAAAACACCACGCTGCATACACTGCAAAATTAAACGGTGCTATTGAGGGTACAGCTGACGCTGACAAATCTATCGAAGATTTATTATCTGCAGACAACTTATCAGGTGCTGTAAGAAATAACGGTGGTGGATACTATAACCACAACTTATTCTGGACAATCCTTTCACCAAACGGTGGTGGTGCTCCTTCAGGTGAGTTAGCTTCTGCAATCGACGCTGCATTTGGTTCATTCGACAAATTCAAAGAAGAATTTGCTAATGCTGCAGCTACTCGTTTCGGTTCAGGTTGGGCTTGGTTATGTGTTAAAGATGGTGCTGTATCTGTTTGCTCAACTGCAAACCAAGATAACCCATTAATGAAAGGTGAGTGCGGTGGAACACCAATCTTAGGCCTTGACGTTTGGGAGCATGCATACTACTTAAACTACCAAAACCGTCGTCCAGATTACATCTCTGCATTCTGGAACGTTGTAAACTGGGAAGAAGTAGCTAAGCGTTTTGCAGCTGCAAAATAG
- the gldF gene encoding gliding motility-associated ABC transporter permease subunit GldF, with protein sequence MWQIFQREISSFFSAVLGYLVMAVFLVMMGLFVWVFPQTSVLEGSFASLDSLFNIAPYIFMFLLPAITMRGIAEEKKTGTLELLFTRPVTDFQIVGGKFLSAWATALLALLPTVIYYFSVYELGAPKGNIDTAGVFGSYIGLVFLAGGFAAIGTFASSITSSQIVSFIVAVVICFASYDGISSIASIPALSDYAYSIGLWGVDFHYRSLSRGLVDSRDILYFCSMIVVALSLAKLSLSSRRWE encoded by the coding sequence ATGTGGCAAATTTTTCAACGAGAAATAAGTAGTTTTTTTAGTGCCGTTTTAGGCTATTTGGTAATGGCTGTATTTTTAGTGATGATGGGGCTATTTGTTTGGGTTTTCCCTCAAACAAGTGTCTTAGAAGGAAGTTTTGCTTCTCTTGATTCACTCTTTAATATAGCTCCTTACATTTTTATGTTTTTACTACCTGCAATTACCATGAGAGGTATTGCAGAAGAGAAAAAAACAGGAACACTAGAATTACTTTTTACAAGACCTGTGACTGACTTCCAGATTGTTGGAGGGAAATTTTTATCTGCTTGGGCAACCGCTTTACTAGCTTTGTTACCGACAGTTATTTATTACTTTTCAGTTTATGAATTAGGGGCACCCAAAGGTAATATAGATACTGCAGGGGTTTTTGGTTCTTATATAGGTTTGGTATTTCTTGCTGGTGGGTTTGCTGCAATCGGTACTTTTGCTTCTTCCATTACATCGAGTCAGATTGTTTCGTTTATTGTTGCAGTAGTTATCTGCTTCGCTAGTTACGATGGTATTTCATCAATAGCTTCTATTCCTGCTCTAAGCGATTATGCTTACAGTATTGGTTTATGGGGTGTTGATTTTCATTATAGATCTTTAAGTAGAGGATTGGTTGATTCTAGAGACATCCTTTATTTTTGTAGTATGATTGTTGTGGCACTTAGCCTTGCAAAATTATCTTTAAGTAGTCGTCGCTGGGAATAG
- a CDS encoding TIGR00341 family protein, translating into MSENNVSGFMRSFRKLAVDTLSIREGSDPTATIEGIKKDMTFKGPGAWILIFSILIASIGLNANSTAVIIGAMLISPLMGPIIAVGTAIGINDLEMMRRAFKNLMIAVVISLITSTIYFSITPLNVEQSELLARTKPTILDVFVAILGGFSGIIAGSRREKSNVIPGVAIATALMPPLCTAGFGLANGMYNYFFGAFYLFFINSVFITLSTYIVVKYLRFPMKSFIDRRKYRRYQFFFGVFIAVVIMPSAVIFYQMIQETRFKIASERFITENTKFKGSELITQKVVYTDSISTIDLYYMGNRISDDMELFLNDKTRSYGLAAKDDDFFPLTKKTIIKIHQQEGAEFGEGEATKMMEAYTKDLHIQLLKDVYTKNEELIEDKDAKIKLLEKKIYDMSKVKIDTFPVHQLSREIRLQFPDVEKYAVSKVQVQTWEGDSLMVNNLPVLLVDLGKKSHKKENEYIDQLQTWIRVRLNNKTIKVMKL; encoded by the coding sequence ATGAGTGAGAATAATGTATCGGGGTTTATGAGGTCTTTTAGGAAATTAGCTGTTGATACACTAAGTATAAGAGAAGGATCCGACCCCACTGCTACCATAGAGGGTATTAAAAAAGATATGACTTTTAAAGGTCCAGGAGCATGGATTTTGATTTTTTCAATCCTGATAGCTTCTATTGGCCTTAATGCTAATTCGACTGCTGTAATTATTGGAGCCATGCTTATTTCTCCACTAATGGGGCCAATCATCGCTGTAGGTACTGCTATTGGTATCAACGATTTGGAGATGATGAGAAGAGCATTCAAAAACTTAATGATTGCGGTTGTGATTAGTTTGATCACTTCAACAATTTACTTTTCCATCACTCCATTAAATGTCGAGCAATCTGAATTACTGGCGAGAACAAAACCCACCATATTAGATGTGTTTGTGGCTATTCTTGGCGGTTTCTCTGGTATTATTGCGGGTTCCAGAAGAGAGAAGAGTAATGTTATTCCAGGTGTAGCTATTGCCACAGCATTGATGCCACCACTATGTACTGCAGGCTTTGGTTTGGCGAATGGAATGTATAATTATTTCTTTGGTGCCTTTTATCTATTTTTCATTAACTCTGTATTTATCACTTTGTCCACATACATTGTTGTTAAGTACCTGAGATTTCCGATGAAAAGTTTCATTGATAGACGTAAATACAGAAGGTATCAGTTTTTCTTTGGAGTATTTATCGCAGTTGTAATTATGCCATCTGCAGTGATATTCTATCAAATGATTCAAGAAACACGATTTAAGATTGCTTCCGAGAGATTTATCACAGAAAACACCAAGTTTAAAGGCAGTGAATTAATTACTCAAAAAGTGGTGTATACTGATAGTATTTCAACCATCGATCTATATTATATGGGAAATAGAATATCAGATGATATGGAATTATTTCTTAATGATAAAACGAGAAGTTATGGTCTTGCAGCAAAAGATGATGATTTTTTCCCTCTAACAAAGAAAACCATTATTAAGATTCACCAGCAGGAAGGTGCTGAGTTTGGAGAAGGAGAAGCAACAAAAATGATGGAAGCATATACGAAAGATCTTCATATTCAATTACTCAAAGATGTTTACACCAAAAATGAAGAGTTGATTGAAGATAAGGATGCCAAGATCAAGTTATTGGAAAAGAAGATTTATGATATGAGTAAAGTAAAAATCGATACTTTTCCTGTTCATCAATTATCCAGAGAAATACGATTACAATTTCCTGACGTAGAAAAATATGCTGTATCTAAAGTTCAGGTACAGACATGGGAAGGAGATTCTCTTATGGTAAATAACTTACCGGTCTTGTTGGTAGACTTGGGTAAGAAATCACATAAAAAAGAGAATGAGTATATCGATCAACTACAAACTTGGATTAGAGTGAGACTCAATAATAAGACAATAAAAGTGATGAAACTATAA
- a CDS encoding AAA family ATPase yields MANIKSLTLENFRVFKERTTFNFSPINVLTGTNSSGKSSLFKALLLLQDNGAKNRLEELDFRGPYHNLGNIDKARNHDTDPEKPITFMLEFAPQPGTAPFKRFELGQRNISIAFADLKNVETFSDLMKIPNWKNWMYFLRGVLINRSQDMIRHIQKLTRSGEIQYSSTIRAILHKLLNIAFEHRITVENIEMLFGEANKVILKLQDLEIPVDVALNIPSNIDRAFFADLIKKAWYAKHRAHELIGVKKLHHLTDAKPTPTRGKEQTKKHNQRWKDLIEKNNITDVEELRSAVVSWLEMDIPMSPLVKDLLNIQDDGIIYTFKPVGVNTTERLFLELSYDSQEGKLCNISLSYSERFTGKRKLLYSPLSNGSLHYVGSENGNSYLLAANHRGDYFKTDGEIPVFTSFFDINNLYEYGSHMDIHTPVRKNFSIDKRKLSEKTGITDNDKLEVLQEVMHKKVVSLLGSRLNAYMTEHQSKIKKVNLFKRGDLMKFLAERKEDGSGFKVASLGFLLRDLPLLDNNDRRILNVQTAENSLEDLDHLPELPLTSEEFHKLYEIDVDKVLRGSFLKCLEEGVQGIKHIFKSCGKLFNFGLLEAQRGSTKRIMLHTESSVLSQLLFEFAKNADQKAQDFVKHWIREFEIGHDITINSVKGIANDVVITNKRGHQLDLADLGYGISQLLPILLKIALDEHRSLLIEEPETNLHPKMQSKLADLIIDASYRYQTNFLIETHSEYLIRKLQYWTAKRKITPYESKIYYLYNPERVPEGKPQVQLLNIMKDGELDNEFGEGFFDEADNIAIELFHLKQM; encoded by the coding sequence ATGGCCAATATCAAAAGCCTGACCTTAGAAAACTTTAGAGTATTCAAAGAACGTACGACTTTTAATTTCTCCCCTATTAATGTGCTTACAGGTACAAACAGTAGTGGAAAGAGTTCGTTGTTTAAAGCTTTACTATTGCTTCAGGATAATGGTGCTAAAAACCGATTAGAAGAACTTGACTTTAGAGGTCCATACCATAACCTTGGTAATATCGATAAAGCAAGAAATCATGATACTGATCCTGAGAAGCCCATCACATTTATGTTGGAATTCGCTCCTCAGCCGGGTACTGCACCATTTAAAAGATTTGAATTAGGCCAAAGAAATATCTCTATTGCATTTGCAGATCTAAAAAATGTAGAGACATTTTCTGATTTAATGAAAATACCCAATTGGAAAAATTGGATGTACTTTCTTAGAGGTGTGTTGATCAACAGATCACAAGATATGATTCGCCATATTCAGAAATTAACTAGATCTGGCGAAATCCAATATTCTTCTACTATAAGAGCTATTCTTCATAAGTTATTGAACATCGCTTTTGAACATAGAATTACCGTAGAAAATATTGAAATGCTTTTTGGTGAAGCCAATAAGGTAATTTTAAAACTTCAAGATTTAGAAATTCCAGTAGATGTTGCCCTCAATATCCCAAGTAATATCGATCGAGCATTTTTTGCCGATCTGATTAAAAAAGCTTGGTATGCAAAACATAGGGCTCATGAGCTTATTGGAGTGAAAAAACTTCACCATTTAACAGATGCAAAACCAACTCCTACCAGAGGTAAGGAGCAAACAAAAAAGCATAACCAAAGATGGAAAGATCTTATTGAGAAAAATAACATCACTGATGTTGAAGAATTAAGATCTGCCGTTGTTTCTTGGCTAGAAATGGATATACCAATGTCTCCTTTGGTAAAAGACTTATTGAATATCCAGGATGACGGTATTATCTATACATTTAAGCCTGTAGGGGTAAATACTACTGAAAGACTTTTCTTAGAATTAAGTTATGATAGCCAAGAAGGAAAGTTATGTAATATCAGCCTTTCTTATTCAGAAAGATTTACAGGAAAAAGAAAGCTTTTGTATTCTCCATTAAGTAACGGTAGTCTTCATTATGTAGGTAGTGAAAACGGTAATAGCTACCTATTAGCTGCCAACCACAGAGGTGACTATTTTAAAACAGATGGAGAAATCCCTGTTTTCACAAGCTTCTTCGATATCAATAATTTATATGAATATGGTTCTCATATGGATATCCATACTCCGGTTCGTAAAAATTTCAGTATCGATAAACGTAAGCTTTCTGAAAAAACAGGTATCACTGACAATGATAAATTAGAAGTGCTTCAAGAAGTAATGCATAAAAAAGTCGTATCCCTTTTAGGATCTAGACTCAATGCTTACATGACAGAACATCAATCTAAAATAAAGAAAGTGAACCTCTTTAAAAGAGGTGATCTTATGAAATTTTTAGCGGAGAGAAAAGAAGATGGAAGTGGTTTTAAAGTCGCTTCTCTCGGATTCCTGTTAAGAGATCTTCCATTATTAGACAACAATGACAGAAGAATTCTTAATGTTCAAACGGCTGAAAACTCATTGGAGGATTTAGACCACTTACCAGAACTTCCTTTAACATCAGAAGAATTCCATAAATTATATGAAATTGATGTTGATAAAGTATTAAGAGGTTCATTCTTAAAATGTTTAGAAGAAGGTGTTCAAGGGATCAAACATATCTTCAAATCTTGTGGTAAGTTATTCAACTTTGGGTTACTAGAAGCGCAAAGAGGAAGTACTAAACGTATTATGCTTCACACAGAGTCTAGTGTACTATCACAACTGTTGTTTGAATTTGCAAAAAATGCAGATCAAAAAGCGCAAGATTTTGTAAAACACTGGATTAGAGAGTTTGAAATTGGTCATGATATTACCATCAACTCGGTAAAAGGAATTGCAAATGATGTAGTCATTACGAACAAAAGAGGCCATCAATTGGATTTAGCCGATTTAGGTTATGGTATATCACAACTGCTTCCTATCCTATTAAAAATTGCTTTAGATGAACATAGATCATTATTAATTGAAGAACCTGAGACCAATCTGCATCCAAAAATGCAATCAAAATTGGCCGATTTAATTATTGATGCATCTTACAGATATCAAACAAACTTTTTGATTGAGACTCACTCAGAATATCTCATCAGAAAGCTACAATACTGGACTGCGAAAAGGAAAATCACTCCTTATGAGTCCAAAATATATTATTTATATAACCCTGAGCGTGTACCTGAAGGGAAACCACAAGTACAACTGCTGAACATCATGAAAGATGGAGAATTGGACAATGAATTTGGAGAAGGCTTCTTCGATGAAGCGGACAACATTGCCATTGAACTGTTCCATTTAAAACAGATGTAG
- a CDS encoding polyprenyl synthetase family protein — MASFDLKEAAQLLADELEQQKFGEAPETLYAPLRYILSLGGKRLRPALTLLGCYLFDDDYKKAIDPAIGVEVFHNFTLMHDDIMDEAPLRRGKMTVHEKWNSNVAILSGDVMFVRSYEYISNVEDKILRQALALFNKCAAEVCEGQQFDMDFEERETVGEEEYIEMIRLKTAVLIGFALRLGALIGGATDEQSKVVEEFGVNVGLGFQLKDDILDVYADQDKFGKQVGGDIISNKKTLMLIKALKQAEGADAVELQNWLEAKDFDKEEKVAAVTDIYNRLGIREMATEKSNEYFTKGFAALENLDVSEDRKNLLKEFGVYLQNRDH; from the coding sequence ATGGCATCATTTGATTTAAAAGAGGCAGCCCAGTTGCTGGCAGATGAACTTGAACAACAAAAATTCGGAGAGGCTCCGGAAACATTATATGCACCATTAAGGTATATCCTTTCGTTGGGCGGTAAGCGTCTTAGACCTGCTTTAACGCTATTAGGATGCTACCTTTTTGATGACGATTACAAAAAAGCAATAGATCCTGCTATTGGAGTAGAAGTGTTCCATAACTTTACTTTAATGCATGATGATATTATGGACGAAGCACCTCTTAGAAGAGGGAAGATGACAGTTCATGAAAAATGGAATTCTAATGTTGCTATTTTATCTGGCGATGTGATGTTTGTACGTTCGTATGAATATATCTCTAATGTTGAGGATAAGATATTAAGACAAGCATTAGCACTATTTAATAAGTGTGCAGCTGAAGTTTGCGAAGGACAGCAATTCGACATGGATTTCGAAGAGAGAGAAACTGTTGGAGAAGAAGAATATATCGAAATGATACGTTTAAAAACTGCCGTTTTGATAGGTTTCGCATTACGTTTAGGTGCCTTAATCGGTGGAGCTACAGACGAACAATCGAAAGTAGTTGAAGAATTTGGTGTTAACGTTGGATTAGGTTTCCAGCTTAAGGATGATATTCTTGATGTTTACGCAGATCAGGATAAGTTCGGTAAGCAAGTTGGAGGTGATATTATCTCTAACAAAAAGACATTGATGTTAATTAAGGCTTTAAAACAAGCGGAAGGTGCTGATGCTGTAGAACTTCAAAATTGGTTAGAAGCTAAAGATTTTGATAAAGAAGAAAAAGTAGCGGCTGTAACTGATATCTATAACAGATTAGGTATTAGAGAAATGGCGACAGAAAAATCCAATGAGTATTTTACAAAAGGATTTGCTGCTTTAGAAAACCTTGATGTATCTGAAGACAGAAAGAACCTGTTAAAAGAATTTGGTGTTTATCTCCAAAACCGAGATCATTAA
- a CDS encoding (4Fe-4S)-binding protein, whose product MSDKPTTRTYSNGDIEILWQPDLCIHSTKCFQALPNVFNPSNRPWVNMSNGETFDIIKTVKNCPSGALSLKSDETDTSTTPSVEINVLKDGPVLVKGNIDITISGKTENLGDKQVALCRCGHSNNKPYCDGNHVKAGFKAD is encoded by the coding sequence ATGAGCGATAAACCCACTACCCGTACTTATTCTAATGGAGATATTGAAATACTTTGGCAGCCTGATTTATGTATCCACTCTACCAAATGTTTTCAAGCTTTACCTAATGTCTTTAACCCATCTAATAGACCTTGGGTTAACATGTCTAATGGAGAAACATTTGATATTATCAAGACAGTAAAAAATTGTCCTTCTGGAGCACTATCATTGAAAAGTGATGAGACTGATACTTCAACTACTCCTTCTGTAGAAATCAATGTTTTAAAAGATGGTCCTGTTCTCGTTAAAGGAAATATTGACATAACAATTTCGGGAAAAACAGAAAACCTTGGAGATAAACAAGTAGCACTTTGTCGTTGTGGACATTCCAATAACAAACCGTATTGTGACGGTAATCATGTAAAAGCAGGATTTAAGGCGGATTAA
- a CDS encoding uracil-xanthine permease family protein — MDKITGKTKYLLGIQHVLAMFGATVLVPFLTGLNPLIALFAAGCGTLIFHQVTNKIVPVFLGSSFAFIGAIGLVLKQEGLAEVKAGIIGAGLVYVIMSFVIKKFGVKVVQSYFPPIVIGPTIMVIGLRLSPIALEMAGYNDGAFDNSSLIIALVVITTMVISSMVQHSFFRMMPILISVVVGYITAAFMGLVDFTAVKEAHWFGFSGEVVDQVLTIPHFTTSGFFAIAPIALVVFIEHIGDITTNGAVVGKNFLKKPGIHKTMLGDGLATIFAGLIGGPANTTYGENTGVLAVTKVYDPSVIRIAAVFAILLSLIGKVGAILQTIPVPVMGGISIILFGMIAAVGVRTLISAKLDFNHSRNLIIAALIFVLGIGIKEVAVYNSITVSGLTIAALVGVVLNKVLPKDI, encoded by the coding sequence ATGGATAAAATAACAGGCAAAACGAAATATCTTTTGGGTATTCAACATGTACTAGCCATGTTCGGTGCAACAGTGTTGGTTCCTTTTCTTACTGGTTTAAACCCATTAATCGCATTATTTGCAGCTGGGTGTGGTACTTTAATCTTCCATCAAGTTACTAACAAAATTGTCCCTGTATTCTTGGGATCTTCTTTCGCTTTTATTGGTGCTATTGGTTTAGTATTAAAACAAGAAGGGCTCGCAGAAGTTAAAGCCGGAATCATTGGTGCCGGACTTGTATATGTGATCATGTCCTTCGTCATTAAAAAATTTGGAGTAAAAGTAGTACAGTCCTATTTCCCTCCTATTGTTATAGGCCCTACTATTATGGTGATTGGTTTAAGACTAAGCCCCATAGCTTTAGAAATGGCAGGTTATAATGATGGTGCCTTTGATAACTCTAGTTTAATCATTGCACTTGTGGTCATTACAACCATGGTCATTTCGTCTATGGTACAACATTCATTTTTCAGAATGATGCCTATTCTTATCTCTGTAGTTGTAGGCTATATTACTGCCGCTTTTATGGGATTAGTAGATTTTACTGCAGTAAAAGAAGCTCATTGGTTTGGCTTCTCTGGTGAAGTAGTAGATCAGGTCTTAACAATACCTCACTTTACTACGTCAGGCTTCTTCGCTATTGCCCCAATTGCATTGGTAGTATTTATAGAACACATTGGTGATATTACAACGAATGGTGCTGTTGTTGGAAAAAACTTTTTAAAGAAACCTGGTATTCATAAAACTATGTTAGGAGATGGATTGGCAACCATCTTTGCTGGTCTCATCGGAGGTCCTGCTAACACTACATACGGTGAAAATACTGGCGTACTTGCAGTCACTAAAGTTTATGACCCTTCAGTAATACGTATTGCTGCCGTATTCGCAATTTTACTAAGCTTAATTGGTAAAGTAGGTGCTATACTTCAAACAATACCTGTACCTGTAATGGGTGGTATCTCAATTATATTATTTGGTATGATAGCCGCAGTGGGTGTACGTACCCTAATTTCTGCAAAACTAGATTTCAATCACTCTAGAAACTTAATCATTGCCGCATTGATATTTGTACTAGGCATTGGTATTAAGGAAGTTGCAGTCTACAATAGTATCACAGTATCGGGTTTAACTATTGCTGCTTTAGTCGGTGTTGTATTAAATAAAGTCCTACCAAAAGATATTTAA
- a CDS encoding DUF4251 domain-containing protein: protein MKNWILRSFTFFVLFSFIGLSNFATAQDTKPEQELTEKEKKKLARKKAKEERKKAKELAKQQAQAEEKARFEMAKAGMLSQQFVLQANQVYDRYGNTAQVTNNINFVKLDDDKCVVQLGFEGIVGYNGVGGITLDGKISDLKVEENDNGSIMMSFNVQGAMMQAAVRINLNGADNWADATVRSQTENIEIRFRGNILPTNLSSVYQGATPY from the coding sequence ATGAAAAACTGGATCTTACGTTCATTTACTTTCTTTGTTTTATTCTCATTTATTGGCCTTTCAAATTTTGCTACTGCTCAAGACACTAAACCTGAACAGGAACTTACTGAGAAAGAAAAGAAAAAACTTGCTCGTAAAAAGGCAAAAGAAGAAAGAAAGAAGGCAAAAGAATTAGCAAAACAACAAGCTCAGGCCGAAGAAAAAGCTCGTTTTGAGATGGCAAAGGCAGGAATGTTGTCACAGCAATTTGTGTTACAGGCAAATCAAGTATATGATCGTTATGGAAATACTGCCCAAGTAACAAACAATATTAACTTTGTGAAGTTAGATGATGATAAATGTGTAGTTCAATTAGGCTTTGAAGGTATAGTTGGATACAATGGTGTTGGAGGTATCACTTTAGATGGTAAAATATCTGATTTGAAAGTAGAAGAAAATGATAATGGAAGCATCATGATGTCTTTCAATGTACAGGGGGCAATGATGCAAGCCGCCGTAAGAATAAATTTAAATGGTGCAGACAATTGGGCTGATGCAACAGTTCGTTCTCAAACGGAGAACATTGAAATCAGATTTAGAGGAAATATTCTTCCTACCAACTTGTCGTCTGTATACCAAGGAGCAACTCCTTATTAA
- a CDS encoding n-acetylglutamate synthase has protein sequence MEKINFHNKRFRAISNTDNGEVDGQTFFHYRQGGDVIWATYHGPSIRMGTLTGVIKNDGTLEFNYQHVNLQHEIMTGFCKSTPFTDESGTLHLKEEWQWTSGDLSKGTSELIEMVEKDNLNPIF, from the coding sequence ATGGAAAAGATTAATTTTCACAACAAACGTTTCAGAGCAATTTCCAATACAGACAATGGTGAAGTGGATGGACAAACTTTTTTTCATTACCGACAAGGCGGTGATGTCATTTGGGCTACTTACCACGGACCTAGTATCAGAATGGGTACACTTACAGGTGTCATCAAAAATGATGGTACTTTAGAATTCAACTACCAACATGTGAACCTTCAACATGAGATCATGACAGGCTTCTGTAAATCTACTCCTTTCACAGATGAGAGTGGTACTTTACACCTTAAGGAAGAGTGGCAATGGACATCTGGCGATTTGTCTAAAGGTACTTCTGAATTGATCGAAATGGTCGAAAAAGACAATTTGAACCCTATTTTCTAG
- a CDS encoding TetR/AcrR family transcriptional regulator yields MKNNREHVLKVATKLISQRGFDGASTREIAQTAKVSQGMINYYFGSKEALLKEIITDFSSQIQNVVESLKNSENEGLEFLKLALRKFFKVSLMNRDLARIMNVEEMMELRAEVITKNDEVANIVSNLFLDKIVEGKKQGIYNADVDEELVVSFLVNALNDYIIRSERIIIKPTVEGVSNYNEHTQKRILEFCDEYLEKMLMP; encoded by the coding sequence ATGAAAAATAACAGAGAACACGTTTTAAAGGTTGCAACAAAACTAATATCACAACGAGGTTTTGATGGTGCATCAACAAGAGAAATAGCACAAACGGCCAAAGTTAGCCAAGGGATGATTAACTACTACTTTGGTTCTAAAGAAGCATTATTAAAAGAGATTATTACTGACTTTTCTTCTCAGATTCAAAATGTAGTGGAAAGCCTTAAAAACTCTGAGAATGAAGGGTTAGAGTTTTTAAAATTAGCACTTCGTAAGTTTTTTAAAGTTTCTTTAATGAACCGTGATTTAGCCCGTATCATGAACGTAGAGGAGATGATGGAGCTTAGAGCAGAGGTAATTACAAAAAATGATGAAGTTGCCAATATTGTAAGTAACTTATTTTTAGATAAAATCGTTGAGGGTAAAAAGCAAGGCATCTACAATGCTGATGTAGACGAAGAACTAGTTGTTTCGTTTTTAGTGAATGCATTGAATGACTATATCATCCGTTCTGAAAGAATAATAATTAAACCTACTGTTGAAGGAGTATCCAACTACAATGAACATACTCAGAAGAGAATCTTAGAATTTTGTGATGAATACTTAGAAAAGATGCTTATGCCATAA